From a single Anaerotruncus rubiinfantis genomic region:
- a CDS encoding putative PDDEXK endonuclease, with the protein MNSRQKGAAGERELARKLRDLGYDCRRGQQYSGANGDADVVGLPGIHIECKRVERLCIEDAIAQAKRDAREGEMPVVMHRKNHCEWLVTMPLDQWIEIYREWEAGQ; encoded by the coding sequence ATGAACAGCCGCCAAAAAGGAGCCGCAGGGGAGCGGGAGCTTGCCCGGAAACTGCGTGACCTGGGATATGATTGCAGACGCGGTCAGCAGTACAGCGGAGCCAATGGGGACGCCGATGTTGTGGGCCTGCCGGGAATCCATATCGAGTGCAAACGGGTCGAGCGGCTTTGCATTGAGGACGCTATAGCGCAGGCGAAGCGGGACGCACGGGAAGGCGAAATGCCTGTTGTAATGCACCGCAAGAATCACTGTGAGTGGTTGGTAACAATGCCACTTGACCAGTGGATCGAAATTTACCGAGAATGGGAGGCGGGACAATGA